In Intestinibacillus sp. Marseille-P6563, a single genomic region encodes these proteins:
- the upp gene encoding uracil phosphoribosyltransferase, with translation MANVHVMDHPLILHKLSLMRDSQTGVKEFREATREIAMLMCYEATRDLPLKTIQIETPLAHAKARVISGKKIAFVPILRAGLGMVDGMLELIPAAKVGHLGLYRDPETLQPVEYYCKLPVDIADRDVIVIDPMVATGGSAAAALQILKDKGVKNIKLMCLLSTPTGLEVVQKAHPDVDIFVAAIDEGLNEHGYIVPGLGDAGDRIFGTK, from the coding sequence GTTATGGATCACCCGCTCATCCTGCACAAACTCAGCTTGATGCGCGATAGCCAGACCGGCGTAAAGGAATTCCGTGAGGCGACCCGCGAGATCGCGATGCTGATGTGTTACGAAGCAACCCGCGATCTGCCGCTCAAGACCATCCAGATCGAAACCCCGCTGGCACACGCCAAGGCACGTGTCATCTCGGGCAAGAAGATCGCATTTGTACCCATCCTGCGTGCCGGCCTGGGCATGGTAGACGGCATGCTGGAACTGATTCCGGCGGCAAAGGTTGGTCATCTGGGCCTGTACCGCGACCCGGAAACCCTCCAGCCGGTGGAATATTACTGCAAGCTGCCGGTGGATATCGCAGATCGCGATGTCATCGTCATCGATCCTATGGTTGCAACGGGCGGTTCGGCCGCTGCTGCGCTCCAGATTTTGAAGGACAAGGGCGTTAAGAACATCAAGCTCATGTGCCTGCTGTCCACCCCCACAGGTCTGGAAGTTGTGCAGAAGGCACATCCGGATGTGGATATCTTTGTCGCAGCCATTGACGAAGGCCTCAATGAGCACGGCTACATCGTGCCCGGCCTGGGCGATGCTGGCGACCGCATCTTTGGCACCAAGTAA
- a CDS encoding Gfo/Idh/MocA family protein, with amino-acid sequence MVKIGVIGAGDIGFSHICRITDDLYGGQIVAVTDIQAENAARAADYCGAEIFPDGESLIASPNVDAVIVSSWDATHEQYVLACIAAGKPVLCEKPLSISLESCQHIVDAEMEAGRRLVKVGFMRRYDEGYRAIHDAMFGAIGQPLIVHCAHRNKCGYAQHSTENSVKNSTVHEIDLMRWMLGEDFRTAQVFAGRASRHGGEGLKDPLTVLLESQSGVRIDVEVFINSGIGYEVHCTAVGEDGVADMPEPARLCVRQNNQKSEFISDDWKVRFYHAYNRLFQEFIDEVAVGQLTAPSAWDGLMATYTAENCVKALYSGGIEPILPLTRPSFYEAPRHT; translated from the coding sequence ATGGTAAAGATCGGTGTCATTGGCGCTGGCGATATTGGATTTTCTCATATCTGCCGCATTACCGACGACCTGTACGGCGGGCAAATCGTGGCGGTGACTGACATCCAAGCAGAGAATGCTGCGCGTGCAGCCGACTACTGCGGGGCAGAGATTTTCCCGGATGGGGAAAGCCTGATCGCGTCTCCCAACGTGGATGCGGTCATTGTTTCGTCGTGGGATGCCACCCATGAACAATATGTTCTGGCTTGCATTGCAGCCGGAAAGCCGGTCTTGTGCGAAAAGCCGCTATCTATTAGTTTGGAGAGCTGTCAGCACATTGTGGACGCCGAGATGGAAGCCGGCCGCCGTCTGGTCAAGGTGGGCTTTATGCGCCGCTATGACGAAGGATACCGTGCCATCCACGATGCCATGTTTGGCGCCATTGGCCAGCCGCTGATCGTACACTGTGCGCACCGCAACAAGTGCGGCTATGCGCAGCACAGCACGGAAAACTCGGTCAAAAATTCCACGGTGCATGAAATCGACCTGATGCGCTGGATGTTGGGCGAGGATTTCCGGACGGCGCAGGTCTTTGCCGGACGGGCCAGCCGCCACGGCGGCGAAGGGCTGAAAGACCCGCTGACCGTGCTGCTGGAAAGCCAAAGCGGCGTACGTATTGACGTCGAAGTGTTTATCAACAGCGGCATTGGGTATGAGGTGCATTGTACGGCCGTGGGCGAAGACGGCGTTGCCGACATGCCCGAACCAGCGCGGCTTTGTGTGCGTCAAAACAACCAAAAATCGGAATTTATCAGCGACGACTGGAAAGTGCGGTTCTATCATGCCTATAACCGCCTGTTCCAGGAATTTATCGACGAAGTGGCCGTCGGACAGTTGACGGCGCCGTCGGCTTGGGATGGATTGATGGCAACCTATACGGCAGAAAACTGTGTCAAAGCGCTGTATAGCGGCGGGATTGAGCCGATTCTGCCCTTGACGCGTCCCTCGTTTTACGAAGCGCCCCGCCATACATAA
- a CDS encoding LacI family DNA-binding transcriptional regulator, giving the protein MKVTLKDIAQRSGVSVNTVSLALRDMPSVKQETKENIIRIAEELGYFGQRGKVEMRNIGLVSTGERLRDSYFYMSFHQYILSTAHDYNYNLMVFKGSTCDIPLEELRLKFESNSIAGIIILGDMEERIAAKVAQCGIPVVATGTRYENLRVCTIIEDNLGGALMAVKYLYEKGYRKLGFVGNPKHSTGFMERYQGFLGALAAFDLPLEPRYLVTEMDAVNVYNYNQIYEALQARDSLPEAFLCDNDNVAMITTKALLALGVRVPQDVALVAFDNTVVGKMAIPSITSVDVHCEAQAQACVKKLISFIQSGETSEERIVLPVSLAVGESVRDLRA; this is encoded by the coding sequence ATGAAGGTCACATTAAAAGATATTGCGCAGCGGTCCGGCGTATCGGTCAATACCGTATCTTTGGCTCTGCGAGATATGCCCAGCGTCAAGCAGGAAACCAAGGAAAACATCATCCGCATCGCCGAAGAATTGGGCTATTTTGGTCAGCGCGGCAAAGTGGAAATGCGCAACATCGGCTTGGTATCCACCGGAGAACGTTTGCGTGACTCTTACTTTTATATGAGTTTCCACCAGTACATCCTCAGCACGGCCCATGACTACAACTACAATCTCATGGTGTTCAAAGGGTCGACCTGTGACATCCCGTTGGAAGAACTGCGGCTCAAGTTTGAAAGCAACTCCATTGCAGGCATCATCATCCTGGGCGATATGGAAGAGCGCATTGCAGCCAAGGTAGCGCAGTGCGGCATCCCGGTCGTGGCGACAGGCACCCGGTATGAAAATTTGCGGGTATGCACCATCATTGAGGATAACCTGGGCGGAGCATTGATGGCGGTCAAATATTTATATGAAAAGGGCTATCGCAAGCTGGGGTTTGTAGGCAATCCCAAGCACAGCACCGGCTTTATGGAGCGGTATCAGGGCTTCCTGGGGGCGCTGGCTGCGTTCGATCTGCCTTTGGAGCCGCGGTATCTCGTGACCGAAATGGATGCTGTCAATGTCTATAATTACAACCAGATCTATGAAGCGTTGCAGGCACGTGACTCGCTGCCCGAAGCCTTTCTGTGTGATAATGACAATGTGGCCATGATCACCACCAAGGCGTTGCTTGCGCTGGGGGTACGGGTCCCGCAGGATGTGGCGCTGGTCGCATTTGACAATACGGTGGTCGGAAAAATGGCCATCCCATCCATCACTTCGGTGGATGTGCATTGCGAAGCGCAGGCGCAGGCCTGTGTCAAGAAGCTGATTTCCTTCATCCAAAGCGGGGAAACCAGCGAGGAACGAATCGTGTTGCCGGTTTCTCTGGCGGTAGGAGAATCGGTGCGGGATTTGCGCGCGTAA
- a CDS encoding sugar ABC transporter substrate-binding protein produces the protein MTRKKRMLALALSGMMLTGLFAGCGGNGGDSAGSGAASSGAAASGGAGDGKYSISVICMALNSDYWHMVEAGAKLAGKELGIEVNVVGPNAESDSATQINMVEDAVNNKADAIVLAPNEPTSLVSAAQTVKTAGIPLVVIDAMLNTDDESLYSCFIGTGNEAAGQQGGEFIASKLQKGDKVAIIRGLVGQTQHDQRADGAQKAMEEAGLEVVAVQPADSDRGKAVSVAENIIQSNPDIKAFYCTNDDMALGTYQAVAAAGLSDVVIVGFDGTFNAMDSIANGEMTGSVAQLPVEEGYQGVMNAYKILEGETVEKQQPLDVVVLNKDNVADFRKDLEAQIAESGVKLG, from the coding sequence ATGACACGGAAAAAGAGAATGTTAGCATTGGCGCTGAGTGGTATGATGCTCACCGGCCTGTTTGCAGGCTGCGGCGGCAACGGTGGTGACAGTGCAGGCAGCGGCGCTGCATCGAGCGGTGCGGCGGCTTCGGGCGGCGCAGGCGACGGCAAGTATTCGATTTCGGTCATCTGCATGGCGCTCAACAGCGACTATTGGCATATGGTCGAAGCAGGCGCGAAGCTGGCCGGTAAGGAACTGGGCATCGAAGTCAACGTTGTTGGCCCGAATGCAGAATCCGACTCGGCAACCCAGATCAACATGGTAGAAGACGCTGTCAACAATAAGGCTGATGCAATCGTTTTGGCGCCCAATGAGCCGACTTCTCTGGTATCGGCAGCCCAGACGGTCAAGACGGCTGGCATTCCGCTGGTTGTCATTGACGCAATGCTGAACACCGACGACGAAAGCCTATATTCCTGCTTCATCGGCACCGGTAACGAGGCCGCTGGCCAGCAGGGCGGCGAATTCATCGCCAGCAAGCTGCAAAAGGGCGATAAGGTTGCAATCATCCGTGGTCTGGTTGGCCAGACCCAGCATGACCAGCGCGCAGACGGCGCACAGAAGGCCATGGAAGAAGCGGGTCTGGAAGTTGTTGCGGTACAGCCGGCAGACTCTGACCGCGGCAAGGCTGTAAGCGTTGCGGAAAATATCATCCAGTCCAACCCGGACATCAAGGCATTCTATTGCACCAACGATGATATGGCACTGGGTACCTATCAGGCAGTTGCCGCAGCAGGCCTGAGTGATGTTGTCATCGTCGGTTTTGACGGCACCTTCAACGCAATGGATTCGATCGCCAACGGTGAAATGACCGGTTCGGTCGCCCAGCTGCCCGTAGAAGAAGGTTACCAGGGTGTTATGAACGCGTATAAGATCCTGGAAGGCGAAACGGTAGAAAAGCAGCAGCCGCTGGATGTCGTTGTTCTGAATAAAGATAATGTTGCAGACTTCCGTAAGGATCTGGAAGCGCAGATCGCCGAATCGGGTGTTAAGCTCGGTTAA
- a CDS encoding ABC transporter permease, giving the protein MNKTAAKTKELIGKAGPLVALILLCIFLAFKNENFFTATNLLNVARQAALNGFLSLGMMVCILTAGIDLSIGYTMTLSTIIMAKCAVEMELNPVLCLIICILSGAVLGLINGLLLTKCKLPHPFISTLGTQNIYKGIGLVITGATPIAGMPLAIKWAGSSFLSSNSDSILGKIPVSFVLMLIFYVLFSVFLNYTTLGRHIYAVGGNINTAGLSGINVDFVRTSVYVISGVMAALGGIMLTGRTDSAYPLSGNLLENDAIAAVIIGGTSFFGGKGNVLGTFTGVLLIAVLRNGLNLLNVSSDMQTIFLGAIIIVAVFIDVVRGGGFKRVKRMKKEEQQAA; this is encoded by the coding sequence ATGAATAAAACGGCAGCAAAAACAAAAGAACTGATCGGCAAGGCAGGCCCTCTGGTGGCGCTGATCTTGTTGTGTATCTTTCTTGCCTTTAAAAACGAAAATTTCTTTACTGCAACCAACCTGCTGAATGTTGCACGCCAGGCGGCACTCAATGGCTTCCTGTCGCTGGGCATGATGGTTTGCATCCTGACAGCTGGTATCGACCTGTCGATTGGCTACACCATGACGCTGTCCACGATCATCATGGCAAAATGCGCGGTGGAAATGGAACTCAACCCTGTGCTCTGCCTGATCATCTGCATTCTCAGCGGTGCGGTGCTGGGCCTCATCAACGGCCTGCTGCTGACCAAGTGCAAGCTGCCGCATCCCTTTATTTCTACCCTGGGTACGCAGAACATTTATAAGGGCATCGGCCTGGTCATCACAGGTGCGACCCCGATTGCTGGCATGCCGCTGGCCATCAAATGGGCGGGCTCGTCCTTCCTCAGCAGCAACAGCGATTCCATTCTGGGCAAAATCCCGGTATCCTTTGTGCTGATGCTCATCTTCTATGTGCTGTTCAGCGTTTTCCTCAACTACACCACCCTGGGACGTCACATTTACGCGGTTGGTGGCAACATCAATACCGCTGGCCTTTCGGGCATCAATGTAGATTTTGTTCGCACAAGCGTCTATGTGATTTCGGGCGTGATGGCAGCCTTGGGCGGCATCATGCTCACTGGCCGTACCGACTCGGCGTATCCGTTGTCTGGTAACCTGCTGGAAAACGACGCCATCGCAGCCGTTATCATTGGCGGCACCAGCTTCTTTGGCGGCAAAGGTAACGTTTTGGGCACCTTCACCGGCGTTCTGCTGATCGCCGTGCTCCGCAACGGTTTGAACCTGCTCAACGTATCGTCCGATATGCAGACCATTTTCCTGGGCGCGATCATCATCGTGGCCGTATTCATCGACGTCGTTCGTGGCGGCGGCTTCAAGCGCGTTAAGCGCATGAAGAAGGAAGAGCAGCAGGCTGCATGA
- a CDS encoding sugar ABC transporter ATP-binding protein has product MSESKRSAPAQTPLLEMRDITKMFPGVVALSHVNLTINQGEVHLLLGENGAGKSTMIKTIIGINKPEGGDMLWLGQPVKLRSVQDAYDLGIAVIYQELSNIPCLSVVENMYVGCEKKKGGFIDWKEQKRCARKALERVGLADIDLDMPMEKLGMGQRQLVEIARAIDRNAKLLIMDEPTSSLSRKEIDFLLDLMLELNQKDGVSILFITHKLDEAKKVGQKVTVLRNGQNSGPTMDVADVTEDQIIKMMVGRSLEEKFPARDVPIGEEIFRCEGLSSDKFDDISFSVKKGEMLGVFGLVGAGRTETMRAIFGADPLAAGEIYIEGQQVHIKNARDAIKKGVVLITENRKEEGLILIHDVIENGTIVTMKQFRNKFGLIDNKKRRKMVEEYGNYLNLRPMQPEKQAVNFSGGNQQKIVILKWLLSGAKVFIFDEPTKGVDVGAKVEIYNIMNQLLEQGAAIIMVSSEMEEILGMSDRVMVMYEGRQTGIVPNDGTYGQEEILTLATGGKLE; this is encoded by the coding sequence ATGTCGGAAAGCAAGCGGTCCGCCCCCGCACAGACCCCGCTGCTGGAAATGCGCGATATTACCAAGATGTTTCCGGGCGTTGTTGCATTGAGTCATGTGAATCTAACCATCAACCAGGGCGAAGTTCATCTGCTGCTCGGCGAGAACGGCGCTGGAAAATCCACCATGATCAAGACCATCATCGGGATCAACAAGCCCGAAGGCGGCGATATGCTGTGGCTGGGCCAGCCGGTCAAGCTGCGTAGCGTTCAGGATGCCTATGACCTCGGGATCGCGGTCATTTATCAGGAGCTGAGCAATATCCCGTGCCTGAGCGTGGTAGAAAATATGTATGTCGGCTGCGAAAAGAAAAAAGGCGGCTTCATCGATTGGAAGGAACAAAAACGCTGCGCCAGAAAAGCACTCGAACGCGTAGGTCTGGCCGACATCGACCTGGATATGCCGATGGAAAAGCTCGGCATGGGCCAGCGGCAGCTCGTCGAGATCGCCCGTGCGATCGACCGCAACGCCAAACTCCTCATCATGGATGAGCCGACTTCCTCGCTCAGCCGCAAAGAGATCGACTTTTTGCTCGATCTGATGCTGGAACTGAACCAGAAGGATGGGGTATCCATCCTCTTTATCACCCACAAGCTGGACGAAGCTAAGAAAGTTGGACAAAAGGTCACGGTACTGCGCAACGGCCAAAACTCCGGGCCGACGATGGATGTCGCAGATGTGACCGAAGACCAGATCATTAAAATGATGGTTGGTCGCTCGCTGGAGGAAAAATTCCCGGCACGGGATGTACCGATCGGCGAGGAGATCTTCCGCTGTGAAGGTCTCAGCTCGGATAAATTTGACGATATTTCTTTTTCGGTGAAAAAAGGCGAAATGCTGGGCGTTTTCGGCCTGGTCGGCGCCGGACGCACCGAAACCATGCGCGCGATCTTTGGCGCAGACCCGCTGGCTGCCGGCGAGATCTACATCGAAGGCCAGCAGGTACATATTAAAAATGCGCGCGACGCCATCAAAAAAGGCGTGGTGCTCATTACCGAAAACCGCAAGGAAGAGGGCCTCATCCTCATCCATGACGTGATCGAAAACGGAACCATTGTCACAATGAAGCAGTTCCGCAACAAATTCGGCCTGATCGACAACAAAAAGCGCCGTAAGATGGTCGAAGAATACGGCAACTACTTAAACCTCCGCCCCATGCAGCCGGAAAAGCAGGCCGTGAATTTTTCGGGCGGCAACCAGCAGAAGATCGTCATTCTGAAATGGCTGTTGTCGGGCGCCAAGGTGTTTATCTTTGACGAACCCACCAAGGGCGTTGACGTAGGCGCCAAGGTCGAAATTTACAATATCATGAACCAACTGCTCGAACAGGGCGCGGCAATTATTATGGTATCTTCGGAAATGGAGGAGATTCTTGGGATGAGCGACCGGGTCATGGTCATGTACGAAGGCCGACAGACCGGTATTGTCCCCAACGATGGAACATATGGCCAGGAAGAAATCCTGACGCTGGCAACGGGAGGTAAACTGGAATGA
- a CDS encoding Gfo/Idh/MocA family oxidoreductase — protein sequence MKKTLGIGVIGLGRLGYQHTMNVTRTMGARLVAVSDPVPAALDRAVEDFGATGYADYKEMLKDPAVEAVVVATPTQTHYDVLMDVIAAGKPIFVEKPITFTVEEAEKIMEAVEKAGLYLQVGFMRRFDPGHVAAKKMIESGACGKPIYIHDCQRDPNGPPPAYVPQSGGLFVDMGIHDLDVARWMMGCEITEIYAQGAVLKHEFLKELNDVDDGQMLLKFQNGGLGMIEISRNANDVYDTRTEVIGLTKSVFVGQEQLTPFKTVGGQEITFDMANWCLGRFKDAYELEMAAFVENVLSGKPSPVTAYDGMMGIKLALTATQSFRENRPIQLTY from the coding sequence ATGAAAAAGACTCTGGGCATCGGCGTGATCGGCCTGGGCCGCCTGGGCTACCAGCACACGATGAACGTTACCCGCACCATGGGTGCACGGCTTGTCGCCGTATCCGACCCGGTACCGGCCGCACTGGACCGCGCGGTCGAGGACTTTGGCGCAACCGGCTATGCCGATTATAAGGAAATGCTGAAAGACCCGGCTGTGGAAGCCGTTGTCGTTGCAACACCTACCCAGACCCATTATGATGTTCTGATGGATGTCATTGCAGCCGGCAAGCCGATCTTTGTCGAAAAACCGATCACCTTCACGGTGGAAGAAGCCGAAAAGATCATGGAGGCTGTGGAAAAAGCAGGTCTGTACTTACAGGTCGGCTTCATGCGCCGTTTTGACCCCGGCCATGTTGCTGCCAAGAAGATGATCGAATCGGGCGCCTGCGGCAAGCCGATTTATATTCATGACTGCCAGCGCGACCCCAATGGTCCTCCCCCGGCCTATGTTCCGCAGTCGGGCGGTCTGTTTGTGGACATGGGCATCCATGACCTGGACGTTGCCCGCTGGATGATGGGCTGCGAGATCACCGAGATCTATGCGCAGGGTGCTGTGCTCAAGCATGAATTCCTCAAGGAACTCAACGACGTCGACGACGGCCAGATGCTGCTCAAGTTCCAGAACGGCGGACTAGGCATGATCGAAATCAGCCGCAACGCCAACGATGTTTACGATACCCGCACCGAAGTCATCGGTCTGACCAAGAGTGTATTTGTTGGCCAGGAACAGCTCACGCCGTTTAAGACGGTTGGAGGCCAGGAAATCACCTTTGATATGGCCAACTGGTGCCTGGGACGTTTCAAGGATGCCTATGAACTGGAAATGGCCGCCTTTGTTGAGAATGTCCTGTCCGGCAAGCCCTCGCCCGTTACCGCTTATGACGGCATGATGGGCATTAAGCTGGCGCTCACCGCGACCCAGTCGTTCCGCGAAAATCGTCCGATTCAACTGACCTATTAA
- a CDS encoding sugar phosphate isomerase/epimerase family protein has protein sequence MLKLGFNEATCKENSSVEKDLELCEKYGYDYIELRLDMLKEYFKTHTIEDLKAFFAKSHLKPFAFNSIEDINFRTPEQWKELVDLFTFGCEVAQAIGNKYMIVVPTMTDEYCTKTEKEVFDDSVDVLNALADIAEDYGVCCSFEPIGDRRWCCNSLRQGLEIVQAVNRDSVGLTVDCINFYMHDKCADVDFIRKVPKEKLFVYHINDCEDLPFGVLDHCHRIMPGKGCIPVAEISKAVMDAGYDGPACLELFRPEYWDMDAEEVIKMGAECCASFLK, from the coding sequence ATGTTAAAACTCGGATTCAACGAAGCGACCTGCAAGGAAAATTCCTCGGTCGAAAAAGACCTCGAGCTTTGCGAAAAATATGGCTATGACTACATCGAGCTGCGGCTCGACATGCTCAAGGAATACTTCAAAACCCACACCATCGAGGACCTCAAGGCGTTTTTTGCAAAGAGTCACTTAAAGCCCTTTGCTTTTAACTCGATCGAGGACATCAACTTCCGCACGCCCGAGCAGTGGAAGGAACTCGTTGACCTGTTCACCTTCGGCTGCGAAGTGGCGCAGGCCATCGGCAACAAATACATGATTGTGGTGCCTACCATGACGGACGAATACTGCACCAAGACCGAAAAGGAAGTGTTCGACGACTCGGTCGATGTGCTCAATGCCCTGGCCGACATCGCGGAGGACTACGGTGTCTGCTGCTCGTTTGAGCCCATCGGCGACCGCCGCTGGTGCTGCAATTCGCTGCGGCAGGGTCTGGAAATCGTGCAGGCGGTGAACCGCGACAGCGTAGGTCTGACGGTCGACTGTATCAACTTCTACATGCACGACAAGTGCGCCGACGTGGACTTCATTCGCAAGGTACCCAAAGAAAAGCTGTTCGTCTATCACATCAACGACTGTGAAGATCTGCCGTTTGGCGTGCTCGATCACTGCCACCGTATCATGCCCGGTAAGGGCTGCATCCCGGTTGCCGAAATCAGCAAGGCGGTCATGGACGCGGGTTATGACGGCCCGGCCTGCCTCGAACTGTTCCGCCCTGAGTACTGGGATATGGACGCCGAAGAAGTCATCAAAATGGGCGCAGAGTGCTGCGCATCCTTCCTAAAATAA
- the prfB gene encoding peptide chain release factor 2, which translates to MLQFEEYKVKLNNMKPALEELRGNLNLDQAAREVDELEMKSSQPGFWDKPEESQKVVSRLGALKGKIEGFNDLYSQWEDLLTLCEMAIEENDESMLEELETGYAHVEEEMEKQKMSTLLTGEYDRNSALVSFHAGAGGTEAQDWCSMLYRMYTRWAERHGYTYKIMDYQDGEEAGLKSADIVIEGENAYGFLKGESGVHRLVRISPFDASGRRHTSFSAVEVIPDIPDDSNDIEIRPEDYEMQVFRSSGAGGQHINKTSSAVRLIHKATGIVVSCQTERSQFQNKDNCLRMLRAKLVEIKEREHLDKISDIKGVQKKIEWGSQIRSYVFMPYTLAKDTRTAYENTNINAVMDGDLDGFINAYLTALATGEWASKT; encoded by the coding sequence ATGCTGCAATTTGAAGAATATAAGGTCAAACTGAACAATATGAAACCGGCGCTCGAAGAGCTGCGCGGCAACCTGAACCTCGATCAGGCCGCACGCGAAGTCGATGAGCTGGAGATGAAATCGTCCCAGCCCGGTTTCTGGGACAAGCCGGAAGAAAGCCAGAAGGTCGTGTCCCGTCTGGGTGCGCTCAAGGGTAAGATCGAAGGCTTTAACGATCTATACAGCCAGTGGGAAGACCTGCTGACCCTGTGCGAAATGGCCATTGAAGAAAACGACGAATCCATGCTCGAAGAGCTGGAAACCGGCTATGCGCACGTCGAAGAGGAAATGGAAAAGCAGAAGATGAGCACCCTGCTGACCGGGGAATATGACCGCAACAGCGCGCTTGTATCCTTCCATGCCGGTGCAGGCGGCACCGAAGCACAGGACTGGTGCTCGATGCTGTACCGTATGTACACCCGCTGGGCCGAGCGCCACGGCTATACCTATAAGATCATGGACTATCAGGACGGCGAAGAAGCTGGCCTGAAGTCGGCTGATATTGTTATTGAAGGCGAAAATGCGTACGGCTTCCTCAAGGGCGAGTCGGGCGTGCATCGTCTGGTGCGTATCTCGCCGTTTGATGCCTCCGGTCGCCGCCATACCTCGTTCTCGGCCGTGGAAGTCATCCCGGACATCCCGGACGACTCCAACGACATCGAAATCCGTCCCGAGGATTACGAAATGCAGGTATTCCGCTCTTCGGGTGCTGGCGGTCAGCACATCAACAAGACTTCGTCTGCGGTGCGCCTGATTCATAAGGCGACCGGCATCGTCGTTTCCTGCCAGACCGAACGCAGCCAGTTCCAGAACAAGGACAACTGTTTGCGTATGCTGCGCGCCAAGCTGGTGGAAATCAAGGAGCGCGAGCATCTGGACAAGATCTCCGACATCAAGGGTGTACAGAAGAAGATCGAATGGGGCAGCCAGATCCGCTCCTACGTCTTTATGCCCTACACTCTGGCCAAGGACACTCGCACGGCCTATGAAAACACCAACATCAACGCCGTGATGGACGGCGATCTGGATGGGTTCATCAATGCCTATCTGACCGCGCTGGCGACCGGCGAGTGGGCAAGCAAAACCTGA